A stretch of DNA from Rhodococcus sp. NBC_00297:
CGGAGTGCAGGTAGATGGCGTGCGGCATGACCGTCGCGCCCAGCATGCTGGCCGCGAGCAGGACCGATCCGGAGCCGTCGAACCCCGGTACGAGACCGCCGGCGACACCGCCCGCGTCGATGTCGGTGAACAGCAGGCCGGTGAGGAAGCCGATCGTGATGATGGCAAGCATGCCGATGACGACGAACTCGAAGGTGCGCTGACCCCGCCGTGACTGGACGGCCAGGATCACCATCGACACGACGCCGGTGATGAGACCGCCGACGAAGAGCGGAACGCCGAACAGGAGGTTGAGCGCGATGGCGCCGCCGATCACCTCGGCGAGGTCCGTCGCGATCGCCACGGCCTCGGCCTGCACCCAGAACGCCCGGCGGGGCCAGGGACGCATGCGGTCGCCGAGCATCTCCGGCAGTGATCGTCCGGAGACCAGGCCCAGCTTGGCCGAGAGGTACTGGATCAGTACCGCCATCGCATTGGCGGCCACGAGTACCCACACGAGGAGGTAGCCGTAGCGCGCGCCCGCGGTGAGATTCGCGGCGACGTTGCCCGGGTCGACGTAGGCGATGGCGGCGACGAACGCGGGGCCGAGCAGCGTGAACAGCCGGACGGGAGTGATGCCTCCGGATGTGGGTAGACGAGTTCCGATGCGGTCGACCATGACGGAAGTGTAGGGCACCCGGCGCGATCATGTTCGCCGGGCCGTACCGATAAGTTAGGGCACCCGCATCATGTCTCGTCGTCCACCCATTCGAGCAGGTCACCCGGCTGGCACTCCAGCACCCGGCACATGGTCTCCAGGGTGCTGAACCGCACCGCGCGGGCCCGCCCGTTCTTGAGTACGGCGACGTTGGCGGGGGTCAGTCCGACGCGCTCGGCGAACTCGCCGACGCTCATCTTGCGCTTGGCCAGCTCCACGTCGATGCGGACGACGATGGGCATCAGATGACGCCCTCGAGGTCGGCGCGCAGGTCGCTCGCCTTCCGCAGCAGGGCACGCATGACCATCATCAGCAGTGCGGCGACGCCGACGATCATGCAGAGCAGGAACAGCAGGAGCACGGGCCCCGGATCGTCCGCGCGGAACCCGACGACGAGGAACACGACACCGAGCGACACACCGGCGGCCACGATCGCGCGGACGATCGCGTCGACCCACACGAACGCGGCACCGGAGAAGATGCGATCCCGGCGGACGAGAGTGAGCAGCTTCCAGGTGGCGATGACGACGATCTGCACGCACACCACCCAGAAGATGGTGAGCGCGGTGAGGGGCCATCGGAGGTACGCGGATTCCGGGTTCTCGCGGGCCATGTGCGCGAACTGTCCCGGCAGCGACATGACCTGGAACAGGACGAGCAGGGCGAACAGGCCGGCGAGGAACACCCTGAGTGTCGCGACGACGCGTCTTTCCGTGATCATGCATCGAGTATCGGTCAGGATCTATCGAAAATCAATAGGTACTGGTGCGGGAGGACGGCAGGGTTAAGGTCTGAGGGTGCCGGACTCCCCACTCGACGATGCTCGCTCGCGTGATCCCCGGGATCTCCGCCGAGTCGGCCTGACCGAGTACCGGATCGACGACCTCGCCAGGGAAGCCGGCGTGAGCGTCCGCAACGTGCGCGTCTATCAGGACCGCGGTCTGCTGCCGCCCCCGCGCAAGGTGGGTCGGACGGGCTGGTACGACGAGTCGCACCTCGCTCGGCTGCAGATGATCTCGCGCATGCTCGACCGTGGCTACACCTTCGTCACCATCAGCGAACTCCTCACCGCGGCGCAGTACGGACTCCGCGTCGAGGACGTCCTGGGCACTGAGGATCCCGACGGCGCCGCCAACGTCGACCACCCGGCGCGGCTGACCCGCGACGAGATCGACACCATGTTCGACGGACGGATCAGCGACGACGATCTGACGCGTGCGGAAGCGCTCGACGTCTTCTCCCGCGACGGGGACGGCTACCGCATCGAGAACCCCGCCCTGGTCCGCGCGGCCAAGGTGCTGTTCGACGCGGGTCTCGCGCTGCCGGACATCCTGTCCCGCACCGAGCGCGTCCACCAGGACCTGACGAGCGTGTCCCAGCAGTTCGTGCGTCTGGTCGTCGACAGGTTCGTTCCGGGCGGCGCCGATCCGTTCACGCTCGACCCCAGCGAGCTCTCGGCCATGGCGGACCTCATCACCACCCTGCGTCCGCTGGCCAGCCGTGCCGTGCAGGCGCTCTTCTCCGAGACCATGGACGCCGAGATCGTGCACGCGATGGAGAAGGCGCTCAGCGGCGACGCCGCCACGGCGCTCAGCGGCGACGCCGCCACGGCGCTCAGCGGCGACGCCGCCACGGCGCTCAGCGGCGACGCCGCCACGGAGGACAGCGGCGACGCCGCCACGGCGGACACCGACGACAGTGACGGCAACGGCGCGAGCACCAGCTCGAGCAGCAGGACAGGAGACCGATGAACACTCGTGGTGCAGTGGTGACCGCTGCCGTGGCCGCGGTCGCGGTGGCCGGTGCAGCCTCGATCCGGGCGACTCGACGGGCGTCACCGCCCTCGGCGCGGATGGCGGACACCGATGTACTGCTGGCGCGTCCGGAGCTCACCCCACGGGTGCGCACGGTCGTCGCCGAGGACGGTGCCGCGCTGCACGTGCGCGAGTACGGCGACCCGGACGCCGCCCCGATCGTCCTCAGTCACGGATGGACCTGCTCCGCCGACTTCTGGGCGCCGCAGATCAACGACCTCGCCGGACGGTACCGCGTCGTCGTGTACGACCAGCGCGGGCACGGAGCCAGTGAGGTGGGGACCCGGCCACTCGGTGCCGACGTCCTGGGGGACGACCTCGCCGCGGTGCTCGACGCGACGGTCGACTCGGACACCAAGGCCGTCGTCGCCGGACACAGCATGGGCGGCATGTCCGTGATGAGTTGGGCGGCACAGTATCCCGCGCAGGTGCGCCACTACGTGAAGGCGATATTGCTGGCCAACACGGCCACCGACAGTCTGGTCCGCGAGACCACTGTCATCCCGTTGCCACCCGGTGTCGCGCAGGTGCCGGCGCGGGTGGCGTCGAGCGTGCTCGGATCGGCACTGCCCATCCCGTCGAGTCCGTTCTCCGCTCGTGCTCTGAAGTACGTGACGATGGGCGCCGAGTCCACTCCGGCGCAGGTGGCGTTCTGCGAACGCATCGTGCGCGAGTGCTCCCCTCGAACGCGGGGCATGTGGGGATCGGCGCTGTCCGCGTTGGACATTCACGACGCGCTGGAGAACATCGACGTCCCGACGTCGGTGATCGTCGGTACTCGCGACCGCCTGACGCCGCCGGTGCACGCCCGCAAGCTCGCCGATCGACTCTCCCGCGCCGGAGTGCTGGGCCGGTTCCTCGAACTCGACGGTGTCGGACACATGAGCTCGGTGGAATCGATCGCGGAGTTCGACGCCGAGCTGGTCCGGCTGGCGGAGCTGCCGGCATGAGCGACGACACCAGAGGGGACGCCTACACCGAGCGGCTGCGCGAGCTGCAGGGTGCGCGGTGGAAACGCGTTCTGCGCGTGCAGGCTCCGTACCAGTGGAACATCCGACGCCATCTCGCTGGGCGGCGCGTTCTCGACGTCGGCTGCGGGATCGGCCGGAATCTGCGCAACCTTCCCGCGGGCAGCGTCGGTGTCGATCACAACGTCGCGTCCGTCGAGTTCTGCCGCTCGCAGGGCATGACCGCATACACACCCGAGGAGTTCCACGCCCTCGGCGACACGGGCTTCGACGGCATGCTCATGGCCCACCTGCTCGAGCACCTGCCGCCGGGCGCGGAGGGTGAGGTGCTGACGGAGTACCTGCCGTGTCTGCAGCCGGACTCCGTCGTCATGATCGTGTGCCCGCAGGAAGTCGGGTTCGCCAGCGACCCGACGCACACGAGTTGGTTGGACGCCGCCGACCTGCTCGCCCTCTGCGCTGCCGCCGGCATCGAGCGCACGACGTCCGCCTCGTTCCCGTTCCCGCGGCCGGTGGGAAAGGTGTTCGTCTACAACGAGACCGTCGTGGTGGGTCGAACCCCAGCTGCCTGATACGACCAGCCGTCTAGTCGAACACCACGGTCTTGCGGCCGTGCACCAGCACACGGTCCTCGAGGTGCCAGCGCAGTCCGCGCGCGAGCACCATCTTCTCGATGTCCCGGCCCTGACGGACCATGTCGGCGACCGCGTCCGCATGGTCGATGCGGATGACGTCCTGCTCGATGATGGGTCCGGCATCGAGCTCGGCGGTGACGAAGTGGCACGTCGCGCCGATGAGCTTGACCCCTCGTGCGAACGCCTGGTGATACGGCCGGGCGCCGACGAACGACGGCAGGAAGCTGTGGTGGATGTTGATCGCGCGCCCGGACCAGTGCTCGCACAACGACTCCGGCAGCACCTGCATGAAGCGCGCCAGCACCACCGCGTCGGGGGAGTAGCCGTCGACGAGGTCGCGGAGCGCGTCGAAGGAGGTCCCGCGCTCGCTGGGGTGCTTGGGGAACGGAACATGGTGGAACTGCACACCGTGTGCGCGCGTGACGGATTCGAGATCGGGGTGGTTTCCGATGACCGCTTCGATGGTCGCCGGCAGTTCTCCGCCGGCGGCGCGCCCGAGCAGATCGTGGAGGCAGTGTCCCTCCTTGCTCACCAGGAGCACGACCTTCTTGCGCTCTCCGGAATCGTGCAGCGACCACTCGGATTCCGGGCCGATCTCCGCGGCGACCGCCGCGAACCGTGCGCGCAGCTCGTCGACTCCGATGTCGATCGACGAGGCCGCGACGGCCTGACGGGTGAAGAACCAGCCACTGTCCGCGTCGGCGTGATAGGCGGCCTCGACGATCGAGCCCCCGAGATCGGCCAAGAAGGTCGAGATGCGCGCGACGATGCCCGTGCGGTCGGGGCAGCCCAGGGTGAGGACGAAGCGGCGAGAGTCGGAGCGTGGAGATTCGGGCGGCATGGGCGCCATTGTCTCACTGACACCCGTCCCTTCCTGACCGATCCCGACCGGCCTCCGTCTGGAAAGGTGGAGCGCATGACAACCCTCACGCGCACCGACGTCGCCCGCATGGTCGATCACACTCTGCTCAAGCCCGAGGCGACGGTCGCCGACGTCCGGGCGCTCGTCGCGGAGGCGAAGGATCTGGGCGTCCTCGCGGTCTGCGTGTCGCCGTCGATGCTCCCGGTTCGTGACACGGGTGACCTGGTGGTCGCCGCGGTGGCGGGGTTCCCGTCCGGAAAGCACCACTCGTTGATCAAGGGTTCGGAGGCGCGTCTGGCGGTGCAGCACGGGGCGCGCGAGGTCGACATGGTGATTGACGTCGGCGCCGCGGTGGAGGGTGACTTCAACGCCGTCCTGGCGGACATCATCACCGTCCGGGAGGCGATGGGCGAGAACGCCGTCCTGAAGGTGATCATCGAGTCGGCGGCGCTGCTCGCGTCGGCGGACGGGGAGCGCGCGGTGATCGAGTGCTGCCGGGCGGCGGAGCGGGCCGGCGCGAACTATGTCAAGACGTCCACGGGGTTCCATCCCGCGGGTGGAGCGTCGACGGAGGCCGTGAGTCTGATGGCCCGCACCGTCGGTGGCCGCCTGGGTGTCAAGGCGTCGGGCGGCATCCGCGATGCGGACACCGCCCGAGCGATGATCGAGGCCGGCGCCACCCGACTGGGCCTGTCCGGGACCCGCAGCGTGTTGCTCGGCTTCGCCGACTAGCAGGTGACCTGCTGCTGACCGCCCTGCGCGGCGGGGATCGTGTACTGGCCGCCGCTGAGGGTCATGTGGATCCCGGTGTCGGTCACCTCGAGGGCGTCCGGCGTCATGCCGAGCGGGTACGCCTGCAGGCTGTCCGTGAGCACCGAGACGACGCTGTCCGCGAGGTCGGTGGGAATGCCGATGCCGAGGATCGACGCGTCCGTGGTCTGGACCTCGATCGTATCGCCCTGCACCACGGGCTTCACGGTGAGTTCCGCCAGTCCACCGACGATGGCGAACTTCAGCGTTCCGGCGGCGGGATCGCTGGTCACACCGGACACGACGCTGCCGACTCCCTGCTCCTGCAGGGTCGCGAGGATGCCGCCGGTCGACCACGTGACGTCGGCCGAACTGCTGCCGATCTGACCGGACGTGGTGTCCGTGGAGGTGAGGTCGACGTCGTTCACGGTCGCCTGGACCTGCATGTCTTGTGCGGGCCCGAACTTCGTGTCGTCGCTCGAGATGTCGACGGACGAGAACTTCTCGGTCGCGAGGGAGAACAGGACGGGCTGCAGGCCGAGGCCGACGTCGATCTGTGAGCCGAGTTCGCTCTCGAACTGGGTCGTGAGGCAGTTCTCGACGCGGTTGCGGGCATAGAACTCGCCGCCGACGAGTGCCGCGATGACGACGATGACCAGCACTCCGGCGATGAGAGGCACCCGGGAGCGTCGTCTGGGTGCGGTGTCGTGAGTCATGAGAGACAGTGTGGACGACATCTCTGAGGTTCCTCTGTGGACCGGCCGATCGGGTGCACGGCGACAGCGCCATTTCTCTGTGACGCGTGACACAACCACGTAGGCTCTTCGAGCATGGCGGGCGACGATGTGGCGGAACGTCTGGACGGCGTGGTCGCCGAACAGGACGGGTACTTCACCGCAGCTCACGCGCTCGATGCCGGGTATCTGCCGTCCGAGATCGAGGCGCACGTCGCCGACGGATCCTGGACGCGGGTCGAGACCGATCTGCTCCGGTTGTCGGACTGGCCGAGCCACGATCTCGAGGAGTACTCGAAGTGGTGCGTGTGGCTGGGCGCCACCGCGGTGATCTCCCACCAGAGTGCGGCCGAGTTGCACGGCATGGGCAGCCTGCACCCGCAGTTCGTCCACGTCCGGGTCAGTGGGACGGCGCGAGCGCACGACCAGCGCCTCGCGATCCATCGGGGACGCCTGACGGGCGCGGACATCGAGCTCTCCGGTGCCTTCCGCATGACGACGCCGGTCCGCACCGTGCTGGATCTCGCGGCGGGCGGCATCTCGCAGTTCACCCTCGACGAAGTGGTCGCCGACGGTCTGGTGCTCGGACGACTGGTCGTCGACGACCTCTTCGAGCAGGCTGTGGAGTGCGGTGACCGGGTGGCCGAGCGGGTGGAGACGGCGCTGCGCTGAGAGGATGTTCCTCTCATGCGCACGCTGCTGATCGACAACTACGACTCGTTCACCCACAACCTGGCCCAGTACCTGGAGCAGGTGTCCGGCACCGCCCCCATCGTCGTGCACAACGACGTCCCGTGGTCCTCCCTCCCGCTGGACCGGGTGGACGCCGTCGTCGTCTCGCCAGGCCCGGGCCGCCCGAGTCGCCCGGCCGACATGGGCGTCAGCAGCAGGATGATCCGGGACGGTGGTCTGCCGCTTCTCGGGGTGTGTCTGGGGCATCAGGGCATCGCGGACAGCTGTGGTGGCGTCGTCGATCTGGCACCCGAGCCCATGCACGGCCGGATGTCCGACGTGCGGCACGACGGCACCGATCTCTTCGCCGGCCTGCCGTCGCCCCTGCGCGTGGTGCGGTATCACTCCCTCACCGTCACGGCCCTGCCCGACGAGCTCGAGGCGACGGCGTGGACCGACGACGGGGTGATGATGGCGCTGCGTCATCGGTCACGGCCGCTGTGGGGAGTGCAGTTCCATCCCGAGTCGATCGGCACGGAACGTGGACTGCAGGTGATCGCCAACTTTCTCGACCTCGCGCGGGACGCCCGCCCGAGCACCCACACCTCCGCGCCGACCGTGGCGCCGCGTGACCCGGTCGTGCGCGACCCCCGCTACCGGGTGCTCGTGCGCCGTCTCGACGTTCTACCGGACCCCGAGGAGGTGGCGCGCCCACTACGAGGACGGTCCACGTTCTGGCTCGACTCGAGCGCCGAGCTCGACGGCAGTGCCCGGTTCTCCTACCTCGGACCCGGTGACGGCCCACTGGCGGAGGACGTGTCGTACGACGTCGCCACCTCGTGCGTGACGACGACGACCGCCGACGGCACGACCGAGGAGACGGTCACGTCGTTCCTCGACCACCTCGGGGAACAGATCGCGGCGCGGGCCGTGGACCGGGTGCCCGCGGTGCCGTTCGACTTCGCCCTCGGCTACGTCGGTCACCTCGGCTACGAACTCAAGGCCGAGACGGGCGGAGCGGCGGCGCATGCGTCACCGACGGCCGATGCGCGAATGATGTTCGTGGACAGACTCATCGCACTCGACCACCGCGATCGGTGCACCTATCTGCTCACCCTCACACTCGTCGGTGGCGACGACACCGCGGCGCTCGGATGGTTGGACGAGACGGCCGCGGCCGTGACCGCGCTGCCCCGCTCGGAGCGCGGTCGCCCGGCCGTGTCCGACACCCCCCTCGGCGCGCTGCCGTCGGTGATCGACACCCGGCACGACGACGGCGCGTATCGCGCGGCGATCGCGGACTGCCTGGAGCAGATCACGATGGGGGAGAGTTACGAGATCTGTCTGACCAACGAGATGAGCGTGCCGTTCGACGGCGACGCCGCCGACCTCTACCTCGCGGTGCGGCGCGCCAGTCCCGCCCCGTACGCGGCGTTCCTGCGATTCCCCGGGCTGGCGATACTCAGCGCGTCACCGGAGCGCTTCCTGCGGATCACGGCGTCGGGCGTCGTGGACTCCAAGCCCATCAAGGGAACTCGGGCTCGCGGGCGCACGCCGGCGGAGGACGCGGCCGCGCGCCTCGACCTGGCGACGAGCGAGAAGGACCGCGCCGAGAACATCATGATCGTCGATCTCGTCCGCAACGACCTGAATCAGGTGTGCGTGCCCGGGTCGGTGCACGTGCCGGTGCTCTTCGACGTGGAGAGCCACACCCATGTGCACCAACTGGTCTCGACGGTCGAGGGTCGGGTGCGCCCGGGGCTCTCGGCCGTCGACTGTGTGCGCGCGGCGTTCCCGGGCGGATCGATGACCGGCGCCCCGAAGCGCCGCACGATGGAGATCATCGACCGCCTCGAGGGCGGGCCGCGCGGCGTGTACTCCGGTGCGCTGGGCTGGTTCTCGCTCACCGGCGCGGCGGACCTGTCCATCGTCATCCGGACCGTGGTGCTCGCGGACGGCCGGGCGTCGGTGGGAACGGGCGGCGCCGTCGTCTCGCTGTCCGACCCGCAGGACGAGGTGGACGAGATGCACCTCAAGGCCGACGCACTACTGCGTGTCCTCGGCGGGAGCGACGGCCGACCACGGTAACGCGAGCACGTTGTCCCGCAGTCGTCGGCGCGGCACGGTGACCGGAAGTCCCTGCGCCGCCAGGGCTGTCAGCGCCGCACGCCACCGCACGCGGGGTCCGAACGGTGCCAGCGGCGCCGCCACGTCCCACGCCCGATCGGCCGCCCGCAGCACCTCGTGCACGCGCTCGCCCGCGACGTTGCGGTGGATCAGGACCTTCGGCAGCCGCTCCGCGATGTCCGACGGCCGCTCCACCGTGAACGGATCCCACGCGATGGTCAGACTGCGCGGTCCCGACGCGTCCACGGTGACCCACGTGGCCCGACGCCCCAGTTCGTCGCACGTGCCGTCGACGAGGAGGCCGCCGTCCGCGAGAGCGGAGGTGATGCGTGCCCACGCACCCGGTACCGCGTCCTCGGGATACTGACGCAGCACGTTGAACGCGCGCACCAGGTGTGGCCGCAGTCCTGCGAGTTCGAAGCCGCCGCGGCGGAAGGAGACACCGTCCCGATCGGGGACGACGCGGGACGGCTCGATCTCCAGCCCGACGACGGCGACGTCCGCACGGACGGTGCGCAGTCGCGCGGCCAACTCCAGAGTGGTGACCGGACTGGCGCCGTAGCCCAGGTCGACGACCAGAGGACGCGTCGCGCCGCGGAGCAACGCTCGGACGTCGGGATCGTGCACCAGCCGGCGATCACTGCGCCGCAACCGGTTGATGTTGGTCGTCCCTCGAGTGACCACACCCTCGGGACCGATCCGGGAGATCACAGTGCCCAGCAGTTCGTTCCGCTCATCCCGACCGGCTTCCGGCCTACCCGCCGGTCAGGCGTTCTTCGTGAGCCAGTCGTGCGTGACCTCGCCCTCGCCCCGCCACAGATCGACGAGGTTGACGAGCATCAACTGTTCGAGCTTTCCGCCGATGAAGGGGATGTACACCTTGGCCTCGGACGTGGTGCGCAACGTGGAGCCGGCCTCGGTGGCGAAGAGGGACGTCGTGCCGGTGAGGCTGCCCGGGCCGGCGGGAATCGACGCGTCGTACTTCCCGGCGGTGGTCTCCGAGTACGCGTCGTGATGGATGTTGCGGGTGATGACCATGTCCTTCTTCATCACCGCCTGCGCGACGTCGGGCAGCGTGTCGCGCGGAATGATGTGCCGCATGACCACGTCGACACCGTCCGCCGTGACCTCGAAGCGCGTGAGCTCGTTCTCCGAGTACTTGCGCAGCTCCTCGATCACCGCGTCCCAGTAGTCACGCGTCGTCAGCGCCCCGTACACCTGCTCTGTGGTGAACGGGAGACGAGCCGAGTAGTTCATGCGACGTGCCATGGTCGATGAGGTTACCGGTGAGTCAGAGGTGCTCCGGCGCCCAGGTGTCGGTAAACTCCTGCTCGGCGTCGATCAGCGCGAGAACCTGCTCGATGACCGCCTGCTCGATCTTGCCGCCGAAGATCGGCACCTTGACCTCGGCCTGACCCGTTGCCGTCAGGCTCGATGCGGAGCCCTTCGAGCGCAGTGCCAGGGTGCCCGTGATGGACGCCGGGGCGCCCTCGACCTTGGCCTCGAAGGTGCCCGAGGCGCCCTGCGCGTCGAGGGAACCCCACGACTCGGTCCGGTGGATGATCAGATCGCCCGGGCGGATGCTGGTGATGGCGCCGGGCAGGAACTCCTCCGCGATGGCCTGGGTCATCGACACCGACACCGTGCGGCTGTCCGCGTCGTCGCCCGCGACGGTCACGTCGTTCAGCTGTGCCTTGGGGCCGCCGACGGCCTCGAGCCGATCGGTCCAGTACTGCTCGGTGGTGAGGGCGGCGTGGACGTCGGACGCGGCGAGCGTGGACGGAACCGTGTGATCGAACCTGCGTGGCATGAGCTGAGATTAACTCTGTGCGGCGCGCTCGGACCGCAGCG
This window harbors:
- a CDS encoding Nramp family divalent metal transporter, coding for MVDRIGTRLPTSGGITPVRLFTLLGPAFVAAIAYVDPGNVAANLTAGARYGYLLVWVLVAANAMAVLIQYLSAKLGLVSGRSLPEMLGDRMRPWPRRAFWVQAEAVAIATDLAEVIGGAIALNLLFGVPLFVGGLITGVVSMVILAVQSRRGQRTFEFVVIGMLAIITIGFLTGLLFTDIDAGGVAGGLVPGFDGSGSVLLAASMLGATVMPHAIYLHSALARDRHGVEKDSGKLDRLLRATKWDVTFALIIAGSVNIGMLLLAASAFRGEEGTDTIDGAHAAIENNLGPAVAAIFAVGLLASGLASTSVGCAAGAEIMKGLLQKRIPIQVRRVVTLIPALVVLGIGVDPTLALVLSQVVLSLCIPFALIPLVRMTSSSAVMGARINSRTTVVLAVVTTGLIVALNAALLWLTVTGQG
- a CDS encoding helix-turn-helix domain-containing protein; translation: MPIVVRIDVELAKRKMSVGEFAERVGLTPANVAVLKNGRARAVRFSTLETMCRVLECQPGDLLEWVDDET
- a CDS encoding DUF2975 domain-containing protein — protein: MITERRVVATLRVFLAGLFALLVLFQVMSLPGQFAHMARENPESAYLRWPLTALTIFWVVCVQIVVIATWKLLTLVRRDRIFSGAAFVWVDAIVRAIVAAGVSLGVVFLVVGFRADDPGPVLLLFLLCMIVGVAALLMMVMRALLRKASDLRADLEGVI
- a CDS encoding MerR family transcriptional regulator, coding for MPDSPLDDARSRDPRDLRRVGLTEYRIDDLAREAGVSVRNVRVYQDRGLLPPPRKVGRTGWYDESHLARLQMISRMLDRGYTFVTISELLTAAQYGLRVEDVLGTEDPDGAANVDHPARLTRDEIDTMFDGRISDDDLTRAEALDVFSRDGDGYRIENPALVRAAKVLFDAGLALPDILSRTERVHQDLTSVSQQFVRLVVDRFVPGGADPFTLDPSELSAMADLITTLRPLASRAVQALFSETMDAEIVHAMEKALSGDAATALSGDAATALSGDAATALSGDAATEDSGDAATADTDDSDGNGASTSSSSRTGDR
- a CDS encoding alpha/beta fold hydrolase translates to MNTRGAVVTAAVAAVAVAGAASIRATRRASPPSARMADTDVLLARPELTPRVRTVVAEDGAALHVREYGDPDAAPIVLSHGWTCSADFWAPQINDLAGRYRVVVYDQRGHGASEVGTRPLGADVLGDDLAAVLDATVDSDTKAVVAGHSMGGMSVMSWAAQYPAQVRHYVKAILLANTATDSLVRETTVIPLPPGVAQVPARVASSVLGSALPIPSSPFSARALKYVTMGAESTPAQVAFCERIVRECSPRTRGMWGSALSALDIHDALENIDVPTSVIVGTRDRLTPPVHARKLADRLSRAGVLGRFLELDGVGHMSSVESIAEFDAELVRLAELPA
- a CDS encoding class I SAM-dependent methyltransferase, encoding MSDDTRGDAYTERLRELQGARWKRVLRVQAPYQWNIRRHLAGRRVLDVGCGIGRNLRNLPAGSVGVDHNVASVEFCRSQGMTAYTPEEFHALGDTGFDGMLMAHLLEHLPPGAEGEVLTEYLPCLQPDSVVMIVCPQEVGFASDPTHTSWLDAADLLALCAAAGIERTTSASFPFPRPVGKVFVYNETVVVGRTPAA
- the purU gene encoding formyltetrahydrofolate deformylase; translated protein: MPPESPRSDSRRFVLTLGCPDRTGIVARISTFLADLGGSIVEAAYHADADSGWFFTRQAVAASSIDIGVDELRARFAAVAAEIGPESEWSLHDSGERKKVVLLVSKEGHCLHDLLGRAAGGELPATIEAVIGNHPDLESVTRAHGVQFHHVPFPKHPSERGTSFDALRDLVDGYSPDAVVLARFMQVLPESLCEHWSGRAINIHHSFLPSFVGARPYHQAFARGVKLIGATCHFVTAELDAGPIIEQDVIRIDHADAVADMVRQGRDIEKMVLARGLRWHLEDRVLVHGRKTVVFD
- the deoC gene encoding deoxyribose-phosphate aldolase is translated as MTTLTRTDVARMVDHTLLKPEATVADVRALVAEAKDLGVLAVCVSPSMLPVRDTGDLVVAAVAGFPSGKHHSLIKGSEARLAVQHGAREVDMVIDVGAAVEGDFNAVLADIITVREAMGENAVLKVIIESAALLASADGERAVIECCRAAERAGANYVKTSTGFHPAGGASTEAVSLMARTVGGRLGVKASGGIRDADTARAMIEAGATRLGLSGTRSVLLGFAD
- a CDS encoding LmeA family phospholipid-binding protein; its protein translation is MTHDTAPRRRSRVPLIAGVLVIVVIAALVGGEFYARNRVENCLTTQFESELGSQIDVGLGLQPVLFSLATEKFSSVDISSDDTKFGPAQDMQVQATVNDVDLTSTDTTSGQIGSSSADVTWSTGGILATLQEQGVGSVVSGVTSDPAAGTLKFAIVGGLAELTVKPVVQGDTIEVQTTDASILGIGIPTDLADSVVSVLTDSLQAYPLGMTPDALEVTDTGIHMTLSGGQYTIPAAQGGQQQVTC
- a CDS encoding type IV toxin-antitoxin system AbiEi family antitoxin domain-containing protein, whose translation is MAGDDVAERLDGVVAEQDGYFTAAHALDAGYLPSEIEAHVADGSWTRVETDLLRLSDWPSHDLEEYSKWCVWLGATAVISHQSAAELHGMGSLHPQFVHVRVSGTARAHDQRLAIHRGRLTGADIELSGAFRMTTPVRTVLDLAAGGISQFTLDEVVADGLVLGRLVVDDLFEQAVECGDRVAERVETALR
- the pabB gene encoding aminodeoxychorismate synthase component I, with protein sequence MRTLLIDNYDSFTHNLAQYLEQVSGTAPIVVHNDVPWSSLPLDRVDAVVVSPGPGRPSRPADMGVSSRMIRDGGLPLLGVCLGHQGIADSCGGVVDLAPEPMHGRMSDVRHDGTDLFAGLPSPLRVVRYHSLTVTALPDELEATAWTDDGVMMALRHRSRPLWGVQFHPESIGTERGLQVIANFLDLARDARPSTHTSAPTVAPRDPVVRDPRYRVLVRRLDVLPDPEEVARPLRGRSTFWLDSSAELDGSARFSYLGPGDGPLAEDVSYDVATSCVTTTTADGTTEETVTSFLDHLGEQIAARAVDRVPAVPFDFALGYVGHLGYELKAETGGAAAHASPTADARMMFVDRLIALDHRDRCTYLLTLTLVGGDDTAALGWLDETAAAVTALPRSERGRPAVSDTPLGALPSVIDTRHDDGAYRAAIADCLEQITMGESYEICLTNEMSVPFDGDAADLYLAVRRASPAPYAAFLRFPGLAILSASPERFLRITASGVVDSKPIKGTRARGRTPAEDAAARLDLATSEKDRAENIMIVDLVRNDLNQVCVPGSVHVPVLFDVESHTHVHQLVSTVEGRVRPGLSAVDCVRAAFPGGSMTGAPKRRTMEIIDRLEGGPRGVYSGALGWFSLTGAADLSIVIRTVVLADGRASVGTGGAVVSLSDPQDEVDEMHLKADALLRVLGGSDGRPR
- a CDS encoding class I SAM-dependent methyltransferase, which codes for MISRIGPEGVVTRGTTNINRLRRSDRRLVHDPDVRALLRGATRPLVVDLGYGASPVTTLELAARLRTVRADVAVVGLEIEPSRVVPDRDGVSFRRGGFELAGLRPHLVRAFNVLRQYPEDAVPGAWARITSALADGGLLVDGTCDELGRRATWVTVDASGPRSLTIAWDPFTVERPSDIAERLPKVLIHRNVAGERVHEVLRAADRAWDVAAPLAPFGPRVRWRAALTALAAQGLPVTVPRRRLRDNVLALPWSAVAPAEDTQ
- a CDS encoding DUF2505 domain-containing protein produces the protein MARRMNYSARLPFTTEQVYGALTTRDYWDAVIEELRKYSENELTRFEVTADGVDVVMRHIIPRDTLPDVAQAVMKKDMVITRNIHHDAYSETTAGKYDASIPAGPGSLTGTTSLFATEAGSTLRTTSEAKVYIPFIGGKLEQLMLVNLVDLWRGEGEVTHDWLTKNA
- a CDS encoding DUF2505 domain-containing protein; this translates as MPRRFDHTVPSTLAASDVHAALTTEQYWTDRLEAVGGPKAQLNDVTVAGDDADSRTVSVSMTQAIAEEFLPGAITSIRPGDLIIHRTESWGSLDAQGASGTFEAKVEGAPASITGTLALRSKGSASSLTATGQAEVKVPIFGGKIEQAVIEQVLALIDAEQEFTDTWAPEHL